From a single Gimesia fumaroli genomic region:
- a CDS encoding glycosyltransferase family 9 protein, whose product MKPRKLIFKNSLSPGDIVMLTAAVRDLHLACPGQFLTDVRTPVSQLWENNPYLTPLKENDPDVEIIQTHYPLINQSNTTPHHFVHGFAQFLEQKLKLKIPVTRFYGDIHLSEQEKNWTSQVAETGFKGNFWIMMAGGKYDFTAKWWNPRFYQDVVDHFAGQILFVQCGEKKHFHPPLKGVLNLIGKTDTRQFIRLMHHADGVVCPVTFAMHLAAAVETKPNKPQNRAAVVLAGGREPAQWEAYPHHQFISTNGALPCCESGGCWKSRCQPVGDNDSKDQDLCDLPIQVDQNLQIPKCMNMITPQDVIRRIEMYYEGGALKYNSSSLTQTRSQSAPIRTKQLVGAIN is encoded by the coding sequence ATGAAACCACGCAAATTGATTTTCAAAAATTCATTAAGCCCCGGCGATATTGTGATGCTCACCGCGGCTGTCCGTGATCTGCATCTGGCCTGTCCCGGTCAGTTTCTCACGGATGTGCGCACTCCGGTGAGCCAGCTATGGGAGAACAATCCCTATCTGACCCCGCTCAAAGAGAATGACCCCGACGTTGAAATCATCCAGACTCATTACCCCTTAATCAATCAATCAAATACAACACCTCATCATTTCGTCCATGGTTTTGCACAGTTTCTGGAACAGAAATTGAAACTGAAAATACCGGTCACCCGATTTTATGGAGATATCCATCTTTCTGAGCAGGAAAAGAACTGGACATCACAGGTTGCAGAAACAGGTTTCAAAGGCAATTTCTGGATCATGATGGCGGGGGGTAAATATGATTTCACCGCCAAATGGTGGAACCCTCGATTTTACCAGGATGTTGTTGATCACTTTGCCGGCCAGATTCTGTTCGTTCAATGTGGCGAAAAAAAACATTTCCACCCTCCATTAAAAGGAGTTTTGAATCTGATCGGCAAAACCGACACGCGTCAGTTCATCAGACTCATGCATCACGCCGATGGAGTCGTCTGCCCGGTCACCTTCGCCATGCATCTGGCAGCAGCCGTAGAAACCAAGCCGAACAAACCTCAAAACCGCGCCGCAGTCGTTTTAGCAGGTGGCAGAGAACCGGCGCAATGGGAAGCTTATCCCCATCATCAATTTATCAGTACCAATGGTGCCCTTCCCTGTTGTGAAAGCGGCGGCTGCTGGAAATCCCGCTGCCAACCGGTGGGAGACAATGACAGCAAAGACCAGGATCTGTGCGACTTACCGATCCAGGTAGATCAAAACCTGCAGATACCCAAGTGCATGAATATGATTACGCCTCAAGATGTGATTCGTCGCATTGAAATGTACTACGAGGGAGGCGCACTCAAATACAACAGCTCATCCTTAACACAAACGCGATCTCAGTCGGCACCGATCAGAACGAAACAGCTTGTCGGAGCAATCAACTAA
- a CDS encoding leucine-rich repeat domain-containing protein has product MHFSIPFLLICLLSLAGCSESQLPQQSASLSTEENENRGFSSVPADYGKRKPDESDLNYLLRKGVYPIPPEKGGGYRFDDTFETCPEEDLPLLSQVEGLRSFWIGNGPFSPAGWKQIGQISGLETLRARSSYITDEHIIGLKGLTHLKDLQIFRIWDRKSQISDKGLEVLAELPGLRRLVLHSSELNPRACELIGNCTQLRVLELRGPLTNECLKPLGKLKNLKYLMLEGTFSDTGLKHLAELNQLERLVIHSDQMTGSGLSHFTNFSELRELGFSGSSEASATLKYLNQLPALAILNLASPTVNDALLMTLPNLPGLEALSLRGSSITDTGLEALVQVKNLTELDLKFTNISNAGLTRLEPLQQLRLLLLGNPAHSDFITGNGLAPLTKLPHLEMLDMGHINSEKLDLQPLAQIKSLREVDLTFGSPDVSKRWQDVLVQRPNLKKVEEMFPVSRRVGEFGVHMKEIP; this is encoded by the coding sequence ATGCATTTTTCGATTCCTTTTTTGTTGATCTGTCTGCTCAGTCTGGCTGGCTGCAGTGAGAGTCAATTGCCGCAACAGTCCGCTTCGCTTTCAACAGAGGAAAATGAAAACCGTGGATTTTCGTCTGTGCCTGCTGACTACGGCAAGAGGAAACCGGATGAGTCAGACCTGAATTATCTTCTCAGAAAAGGCGTTTATCCCATTCCACCTGAAAAGGGGGGTGGCTACCGATTCGATGACACATTTGAAACCTGTCCAGAAGAGGACTTGCCCTTACTTTCCCAAGTGGAGGGGCTGAGATCGTTCTGGATAGGAAATGGCCCTTTCAGTCCGGCTGGCTGGAAACAAATTGGTCAGATTTCTGGCCTGGAAACGTTGAGGGCACGAAGCAGTTATATCACAGACGAACATATCATTGGCCTGAAAGGGCTGACTCATCTCAAAGATCTTCAGATCTTCAGAATCTGGGACAGAAAAAGTCAGATCTCAGACAAGGGACTCGAAGTCCTTGCCGAACTTCCGGGACTACGCCGGCTGGTACTTCACAGCAGCGAGCTCAATCCGCGCGCCTGCGAGTTGATTGGCAACTGCACTCAACTCCGTGTGCTGGAACTGCGCGGGCCCCTGACAAATGAATGCTTGAAGCCATTGGGAAAACTGAAAAATCTAAAATACCTGATGCTTGAGGGAACATTCTCCGATACAGGCCTGAAGCACCTGGCAGAATTAAACCAGCTGGAACGACTGGTAATCCACAGTGACCAGATGACGGGGTCCGGTTTAAGTCATTTTACAAACTTTTCTGAATTACGTGAATTGGGATTTTCTGGAAGCTCGGAAGCGAGCGCGACATTGAAATATTTGAACCAGTTACCTGCTCTAGCCATACTAAATCTCGCCTCACCGACAGTCAACGACGCACTTCTCATGACCCTGCCCAACTTGCCAGGTTTGGAAGCACTCTCCTTACGAGGTTCCTCAATCACCGATACGGGACTCGAAGCCTTGGTCCAAGTAAAGAATTTGACAGAACTTGATCTGAAGTTTACGAATATCTCAAATGCAGGCCTGACACGTTTAGAGCCACTCCAGCAACTGCGTTTACTACTTTTGGGAAATCCCGCTCATTCGGATTTCATTACCGGGAACGGACTGGCCCCCCTGACAAAACTGCCCCATTTAGAAATGCTTGATATGGGTCACATTAATTCTGAAAAACTCGACTTGCAGCCTCTGGCGCAGATCAAATCTTTGCGTGAAGTCGATCTGACGTTCGGAAGTCCTGATGTCTCAAAACGCTGGCAGGACGTTCTCGTTCAACGTCCCAATTTGAAAAAAGTTGAGGAAATGTTTCCAGTCTCCCGTCGAGTAGGCGAATTTGGAGTTCATATGAAGGAAATCCCCTGA
- a CDS encoding family 16 glycoside hydrolase, with amino-acid sequence MTTSYWERKDGTAWNWTSKSGGTIWEVVPTATTLLSPPTGSTRNSNTIKTKCLYTDFNLQFYFCCPNMRSKWKDCSNALLGPENWGNSGVKIFSLNGYEVQILDSHGATDMGGGITDLNNCHMGGTKPVNTYEICGALYKYRAPDSNPVQAASNEDGEYFVPGGAWNHMEIGFMAARYNWEEVTENEISEWKWVKKKCATITVKITGAGATQTVQHRIGLNPRNVPNNPAASYNETADLVCDTVYDTEEDQKGWCKARGPIFLQEHDTKVQFKGITIDPTWLPRSGGTFVDTWQRESGCLTRS; translated from the coding sequence ATGACGACGTCCTATTGGGAAAGGAAAGACGGAACGGCCTGGAACTGGACTTCGAAATCAGGCGGAACTATCTGGGAAGTCGTTCCAACTGCTACAACATTGCTCAGTCCCCCTACAGGATCTACACGCAATTCGAATACTATTAAAACAAAATGTCTTTATACCGATTTCAATCTGCAATTCTACTTCTGCTGTCCTAACATGCGAAGCAAATGGAAGGACTGCAGTAATGCTTTATTAGGACCAGAAAACTGGGGGAACAGTGGAGTCAAAATTTTCAGCCTCAATGGCTATGAAGTGCAGATTCTGGACAGCCACGGCGCAACTGACATGGGAGGTGGTATTACAGACCTCAACAATTGTCATATGGGTGGGACTAAGCCTGTCAATACCTACGAAATTTGTGGCGCACTCTACAAATACCGCGCGCCTGACTCGAACCCGGTCCAGGCTGCATCGAATGAGGACGGAGAATATTTTGTTCCCGGCGGTGCCTGGAATCATATGGAGATCGGTTTCATGGCGGCACGCTATAATTGGGAAGAGGTAACGGAAAATGAAATAAGTGAATGGAAATGGGTCAAGAAAAAATGTGCCACAATCACTGTTAAAATCACTGGCGCAGGAGCAACACAAACCGTCCAACATCGTATTGGACTAAACCCCAGGAATGTACCAAACAATCCAGCAGCCAGCTACAATGAAACGGCGGACCTTGTTTGCGATACCGTGTACGACACTGAAGAGGACCAAAAAGGCTGGTGCAAAGCCCGAGGGCCCATCTTTCTACAGGAACATGACACGAAAGTGCAATTCAAAGGCATCACGATTGATCCGACTTGGTTACCCAGATCAGGAGGGACTTTTGTCGATACCTGGCAACGGGAATCTGGCTGCCTGACTCGGAGCTAG
- a CDS encoding polysaccharide pyruvyl transferase family protein produces MHKYFLLTPVSQDAHTNPGSNLITDGIKHLISKADPEAVFFNVNMLRHDEAIWRYVREAADVVVFCGNPRFNVTEETEYWDWDVWDVLKSIRKENILIADLWAGASFTEASHRSAAERASTFVSGVFSKPASEMASEILKLRKTKAILEYEQDVDLKIARDQVAYELLKQSGENAHLLPCSSWWAQAYHQVEPQPKNYHCITVADLHIGEWAPLLPAVKKLQSQLSQDKPTYVLAHALREYQWIRSRCPELENVVCIYNHKDLLNFYGKVDKLVSCRLHASIPALSLGAQVCHLATDSRALTLREFGVEATPFTRIAEPDFKPEFQTTSGPDSVSTFVDLFTDRIVNRISSRKSHSMTKSSNPITFHHGLGDSTYFAHSLPLYTKRGHKPRIYCTPDKQILYQPTGVEVITTPEKNSLHHGWDHAPSTRELHPWSINKAGFNLGRGPMPAIGKTEELWDEYCATKLDITPYLSDESRDHVASLIEDLPKPLILLHTMGNTSPGYKNLSPDVTTELYQQLLDRTDGTIILLDWDNRVPRLNNYRIRHLRDDLHLLNLEELLILMTMSDLFVGVDSGPLHLTRYTDIPTVGVWTHNFPSHFTLPRNKTLNMVLRSRAKNRTRHLRIPYNIVEQTTGDEYDAAQLAEMCVRMLSAPRYLSEEKIAADVQLQQFVDEFERGVAGGVSTFADRHRGFDVLFREIKKRFSAPNIVETGTIRAEEDWAGAGFSTYLFGAFCSRYGGKIASVDLNGGNCQFARAWTRIFKEVVEIHHAHSSDFLKSLPDQSIDVLYQDSVDTEIPTHAQDCLTELKVAYPKLHDQSIIAYDDSPWSKGAFRGKGEFAIPWLLERGWQIIYAGYQVVLCKAATMQNE; encoded by the coding sequence ATGCACAAGTACTTTCTACTGACTCCCGTGAGCCAGGACGCTCATACGAATCCTGGGTCAAACCTGATTACCGATGGCATCAAACATTTGATTTCTAAAGCTGATCCAGAGGCAGTGTTCTTTAATGTGAATATGCTGCGTCACGATGAGGCCATCTGGCGCTATGTTCGTGAAGCCGCCGATGTCGTTGTGTTTTGCGGGAACCCGCGTTTTAACGTGACAGAGGAAACGGAGTACTGGGATTGGGATGTCTGGGATGTTCTCAAGTCAATCCGTAAAGAAAATATTCTCATTGCAGATTTGTGGGCAGGCGCATCGTTTACCGAAGCGTCACATCGTTCTGCTGCAGAAAGGGCATCTACTTTTGTTTCAGGGGTGTTTTCAAAGCCTGCTTCCGAGATGGCTTCAGAGATTCTGAAACTGAGAAAAACAAAGGCAATTCTCGAGTATGAACAGGACGTCGATTTGAAAATCGCCCGCGATCAGGTTGCGTATGAACTATTAAAGCAATCGGGAGAAAACGCGCATTTACTGCCATGCTCAAGCTGGTGGGCGCAGGCCTATCATCAGGTCGAACCGCAGCCCAAAAATTATCACTGTATTACCGTGGCCGATTTGCACATCGGTGAATGGGCGCCTTTGTTGCCCGCAGTCAAAAAACTTCAGTCACAGCTTTCACAAGACAAGCCAACGTATGTCCTCGCGCATGCACTGCGCGAATATCAATGGATTCGCAGTCGCTGTCCTGAATTGGAAAACGTTGTCTGCATCTACAATCACAAAGATCTGCTCAATTTTTATGGCAAAGTTGACAAGCTCGTCTCCTGCCGCCTGCATGCGAGTATTCCAGCACTCTCTCTGGGAGCGCAAGTGTGTCATCTTGCTACCGATTCGCGCGCATTGACGCTCAGAGAATTTGGCGTTGAAGCCACGCCGTTCACCCGCATTGCTGAGCCGGACTTTAAACCAGAATTCCAAACTACCAGTGGGCCTGATTCCGTTTCTACTTTTGTCGATCTGTTTACAGATCGGATTGTTAACCGTATCTCCAGCAGAAAGAGTCATTCTATGACAAAATCATCGAATCCGATTACGTTTCATCATGGTCTAGGCGACAGTACCTATTTTGCACACTCCTTGCCACTGTATACGAAACGGGGGCACAAGCCGCGTATCTATTGTACTCCCGATAAGCAGATTCTGTATCAACCCACGGGCGTTGAAGTCATCACGACACCAGAGAAAAATTCGTTACATCATGGCTGGGATCATGCTCCCTCCACCCGTGAACTTCATCCCTGGTCCATCAACAAGGCCGGGTTCAATCTGGGGCGTGGCCCGATGCCTGCCATTGGTAAGACTGAAGAATTATGGGATGAGTATTGTGCAACGAAATTAGACATTACTCCTTATCTTTCTGATGAGTCGCGGGACCATGTTGCTTCGTTGATCGAAGATTTGCCGAAGCCCCTTATTCTTTTGCATACCATGGGGAATACGTCGCCGGGGTATAAGAATCTTTCTCCCGACGTCACCACAGAACTTTATCAGCAGTTGCTGGATCGCACGGATGGAACAATCATTCTACTCGACTGGGACAATCGTGTTCCGCGTTTGAACAATTATCGAATTCGGCATTTGCGCGATGATCTGCACCTTTTGAATCTGGAAGAATTGCTGATCCTGATGACGATGTCGGATTTATTTGTCGGCGTCGATAGTGGTCCGTTACATTTAACGCGTTATACCGATATCCCCACTGTCGGAGTCTGGACGCATAATTTCCCCTCACACTTTACATTACCTCGCAATAAAACATTGAATATGGTGCTGCGATCGCGGGCCAAAAATCGCACAAGGCACTTACGGATTCCCTATAATATCGTAGAACAAACAACGGGAGACGAATACGATGCCGCACAACTGGCCGAGATGTGCGTGCGAATGCTGAGTGCACCGCGCTACCTGTCCGAAGAGAAGATCGCTGCCGACGTTCAACTCCAGCAGTTTGTTGATGAATTTGAACGCGGTGTTGCGGGTGGTGTATCTACGTTTGCTGACCGGCATCGAGGCTTTGATGTTTTGTTCCGGGAAATTAAGAAACGTTTTTCCGCACCCAATATCGTAGAGACAGGCACCATCCGGGCTGAAGAGGATTGGGCGGGAGCCGGTTTTTCGACTTACCTGTTTGGTGCTTTCTGTTCTCGGTATGGAGGTAAAATAGCATCCGTCGATTTAAATGGAGGAAATTGTCAGTTTGCCCGCGCATGGACCCGGATTTTCAAAGAGGTCGTCGAAATTCATCATGCCCATTCGTCTGATTTCCTGAAGTCGTTGCCGGATCAAAGCATTGATGTACTCTATCAGGATAGTGTCGATACTGAGATTCCCACTCATGCTCAGGATTGCCTGACGGAACTCAAGGTCGCCTATCCGAAACTGCATGATCAGTCGATTATCGCTTATGATGATTCTCCCTGGTCAAAAGGTGCATTTCGGGGTAAGGGAGAATTTGCGATTCCCTGGTTACTGGAACGAGGCTGGCAGATTATTTATGCCGGCTATCAGGTCGTTCTCTGTAAAGCCGCGACAATGCAGAATGAATGA
- a CDS encoding sialate O-acetylesterase: MKLKNVSLLAVTCFVLFCVTTRIQADVRLPHIFGDHMVLQREMPIPVWGWADPGEKVSVELGGDRVSTVADEAGKWMVKLPAQKVGDPVSLTVKGKNTVTLTDVLLGEVWLCSGQSNMEWTVARSNNFEKEQAAAKYPKIRHIKIPKRPSGFPQDDVTAEWAACSPETVGNFTAAGYFFGRKLHKDLDVPVGLINSSWGGTRIEPWTPPCGFEQEPALEAIFKQVELTNPANAAYKKTLSSYLDSLEAWAAKAKAGLNAETPLTPPPAYPTAIQPLTSHGSPTTLYNGMIHPLVPYAMRGAIWYQGESNHREGMLYYDKMKALIGGWRDVWNQGEFPFLYVQIAPYQYGSESPSILPVFWEAQNKSLEIPNTGQVVIHDIGNLKDIHPKNKQDVGARLALIALAKTYGKEDLVYSGPVFKSLKKEGAKLRVTFDHVGSGLVSRDGKPLNWFEIIGEETDFVPATAVIEGNSVVLSSPKVKQAAAMRFGWHKLAEPNLANKEGLPATPFRAGKVPDRDWMSLKVEESKDYKLIYDLDLKNLGKEVNYSVDLSKGVLSPFDRIAYFLELQKIGEETQFVYVSMDAFTDDLTKIGVPTFGSKAVFQTKVGNLNVVSNVAGIATGTGLIGGNIEFWSSNYGPANSKNIPNASATLWDFGDEPGPPADGYGCMQVHNYEAKQTLFAINQWKSGPGADLGIGNSTGRTRDWTFSSNALQYEVKRLRVLVRAK, encoded by the coding sequence ATGAAACTGAAAAACGTCTCACTGCTCGCTGTGACCTGTTTTGTTCTATTCTGTGTGACCACCCGAATTCAGGCAGATGTTCGACTGCCTCACATTTTTGGGGATCATATGGTGCTGCAACGGGAGATGCCCATTCCGGTCTGGGGCTGGGCTGATCCCGGGGAAAAGGTGTCTGTTGAACTCGGCGGCGACCGCGTTTCGACGGTCGCCGACGAAGCAGGAAAGTGGATGGTGAAACTGCCCGCACAGAAGGTCGGCGATCCGGTTTCTTTAACCGTAAAAGGGAAGAATACGGTCACGCTGACCGATGTGTTGCTGGGAGAAGTCTGGCTCTGTTCGGGACAGTCCAACATGGAGTGGACGGTTGCCCGCAGCAATAACTTCGAAAAGGAACAGGCGGCTGCGAAATATCCCAAGATTCGTCATATCAAAATCCCGAAACGTCCCAGCGGCTTTCCGCAGGATGATGTGACCGCCGAGTGGGCCGCCTGTTCGCCTGAGACTGTGGGCAATTTTACTGCGGCGGGCTACTTTTTCGGTCGCAAATTACACAAAGATCTTGATGTTCCCGTCGGCCTGATCAATTCATCCTGGGGCGGCACACGTATTGAACCCTGGACGCCCCCTTGTGGTTTTGAGCAGGAACCGGCATTAGAGGCCATCTTCAAACAGGTTGAACTGACCAATCCAGCGAACGCCGCTTACAAAAAAACGCTGAGTTCGTATCTCGACAGTTTGGAAGCATGGGCCGCGAAAGCGAAAGCGGGATTGAATGCGGAAACACCATTAACGCCGCCTCCCGCATACCCGACAGCGATCCAGCCGCTGACAAGCCACGGCTCGCCGACCACATTGTATAACGGCATGATTCATCCTCTGGTTCCGTATGCGATGCGCGGGGCGATCTGGTACCAGGGTGAATCGAACCACCGTGAGGGCATGCTGTATTATGACAAAATGAAAGCACTCATCGGTGGATGGCGTGACGTCTGGAATCAGGGCGAATTTCCGTTTCTGTATGTGCAAATTGCTCCCTATCAGTATGGCAGCGAATCCCCGAGCATTCTGCCGGTCTTCTGGGAAGCCCAAAACAAGTCGCTGGAGATTCCGAACACGGGGCAGGTCGTCATTCACGATATCGGCAACCTGAAGGATATTCATCCCAAAAACAAGCAGGATGTCGGTGCCCGCCTGGCGTTGATCGCACTGGCCAAGACATACGGAAAAGAGGATCTGGTTTATTCAGGACCGGTTTTTAAATCGCTGAAGAAAGAGGGCGCCAAGCTGCGTGTGACCTTCGATCATGTGGGCAGTGGACTGGTCTCTCGCGATGGAAAGCCACTCAACTGGTTCGAAATCATCGGGGAAGAGACCGACTTCGTCCCTGCGACCGCAGTGATTGAAGGGAACTCGGTAGTTCTCTCTTCACCCAAAGTTAAACAGGCGGCAGCGATGCGGTTTGGCTGGCACAAACTGGCCGAACCGAATCTGGCCAATAAAGAAGGCCTGCCGGCGACTCCCTTCCGCGCGGGCAAGGTTCCTGATCGCGACTGGATGTCGCTCAAGGTTGAAGAATCCAAAGATTATAAGCTGATCTATGATCTCGATCTGAAAAATCTGGGTAAAGAGGTCAATTACAGTGTCGATCTGAGCAAGGGCGTTTTGTCACCCTTCGACCGGATCGCTTACTTTCTAGAACTACAGAAAATCGGTGAGGAAACCCAGTTCGTGTATGTTTCGATGGACGCCTTTACTGACGATCTCACGAAGATCGGCGTACCCACGTTCGGCAGCAAAGCCGTGTTTCAAACAAAGGTGGGCAATCTGAATGTCGTCTCCAATGTCGCCGGCATCGCAACGGGCACGGGACTGATCGGGGGCAACATCGAATTCTGGTCGAGCAATTACGGTCCCGCAAATTCGAAGAACATCCCTAACGCCAGCGCGACGCTGTGGGACTTCGGCGACGAGCCCGGCCCACCCGCCGACGGTTACGGCTGTATGCAGGTGCATAACTATGAAGCGAAGCAGACGCTGTTCGCGATCAACCAGTGGAAAAGCGGCCCCGGAGCCGACCTCGGCATCGGCAACAGCACCGGCCGCACCCGCGACTGGACGTTTTCGTCGAACGCGTTGCAATACGAAGTGAAGCGGTTACGCGTGCTGGTCCGGGCGAAATAA
- a CDS encoding class I SAM-dependent methyltransferase — translation MLEEETEFPLEMMFSFFEGVKRKGPGSETSTLKALSLLKELPANPQIAEFGCGSGVATIPLARSLDCSVIAVEIHQPFLDELAAIAVREGLADRIKTVQADMGIPPFPNGSFDVIWSEAAIYNVGFKRGLQLWKPLLRSGGYIVVSEVVWLTSAPPSKAKEFWEAEYPMMTMVEQNINTMSELGYDPVGHFILPLEDWQNYYDPLQEHVDEFRLMHSANAAAQNLADCLQSEIDLWKECGSSFGYCFFIGRSF, via the coding sequence GTGTTGGAGGAAGAGACCGAATTTCCGCTGGAGATGATGTTTTCGTTCTTTGAGGGGGTCAAGCGTAAGGGACCAGGCAGCGAAACCTCGACATTGAAAGCTTTGTCGTTGCTGAAAGAGTTGCCGGCTAATCCTCAGATTGCTGAGTTTGGATGCGGTTCCGGCGTTGCAACGATACCATTGGCTAGAAGTCTCGACTGTAGTGTGATTGCAGTGGAAATTCACCAGCCATTTCTCGATGAACTGGCGGCTATTGCAGTCCGAGAGGGATTGGCAGATCGGATAAAGACCGTTCAAGCGGATATGGGAATTCCACCTTTTCCAAACGGCTCGTTTGATGTGATCTGGTCCGAAGCTGCAATTTACAACGTCGGTTTCAAACGAGGTCTACAACTCTGGAAACCACTATTACGGTCTGGCGGATACATTGTAGTCTCGGAAGTCGTATGGCTGACGTCGGCTCCTCCCAGCAAAGCAAAAGAGTTCTGGGAGGCAGAATATCCTATGATGACAATGGTGGAGCAGAATATCAATACGATGTCCGAGCTAGGTTATGATCCTGTTGGCCATTTCATTCTTCCCTTAGAGGATTGGCAGAATTACTACGATCCACTACAGGAGCATGTTGACGAGTTCCGGTTGATGCATTCAGCAAATGCAGCTGCCCAAAATCTTGCCGACTGCTTACAGAGTGAAATTGATCTGTGGAAAGAGTGCGGCAGCAGTTTTGGATATTGCTTCTTTATTGGTAGATCATTCTGA
- a CDS encoding nucleoside deaminase — MDEFMQAAIEEAEQGLAEGGVPIGSVLVYEGKIIGRGHNQRQQKHSAILHGEMSALENAGRQPARVYRQSVIYTTLSPCPMCSGAIRLYQIPRVIIGENQTFLGDEDLLKSAGIELEVLQNQRCIQLMQDFINANPEMWNEDIGE; from the coding sequence ATGGACGAATTCATGCAGGCAGCGATCGAAGAAGCCGAACAGGGTCTGGCAGAAGGCGGCGTGCCCATCGGTTCGGTGCTGGTCTACGAAGGCAAAATCATCGGCCGCGGCCATAACCAGCGACAGCAGAAACACAGCGCCATTCTGCACGGTGAGATGTCGGCCCTGGAAAACGCGGGCCGTCAGCCGGCCCGCGTCTATCGCCAGAGTGTGATCTACACCACGCTCTCCCCCTGCCCGATGTGCAGCGGTGCAATACGCCTGTATCAGATCCCCCGCGTCATCATCGGCGAAAACCAGACCTTTCTGGGCGACGAAGATCTCCTCAAATCCGCCGGCATCGAACTCGAAGTCCTGCAAAACCAACGCTGCATCCAGCTTATGCAAGACTTCATCAACGCCAACCCTGAAATGTGGAACGAAGATATTGGTGAGTGA
- a CDS encoding GNAT family N-acetyltransferase, giving the protein MNFQISEVHDEPIEAAVSAILSENSAATGFPYSPLPVKLKIEEDGTIIAGLVGFTCWEWLYIETLAVDRNFRKQGLGRQLMREAERIARERNCHSSWVDTFSFQAPDFYTSLGYTPFGTLPNFPTNQQRIFLQKKLT; this is encoded by the coding sequence GTGAATTTTCAGATCTCGGAAGTGCATGACGAGCCGATTGAAGCAGCCGTGAGCGCGATTCTCTCAGAAAATTCAGCAGCGACGGGCTTTCCGTACTCACCACTTCCCGTGAAGCTGAAAATCGAGGAAGACGGAACGATCATCGCCGGGCTGGTCGGTTTTACCTGCTGGGAATGGCTCTATATCGAGACCCTGGCCGTCGATCGCAACTTTCGCAAGCAGGGTCTGGGACGTCAGCTCATGCGGGAAGCAGAGCGCATTGCACGAGAACGGAACTGCCACTCTTCCTGGGTCGATACATTCAGTTTTCAAGCCCCCGATTTTTACACCAGCCTGGGTTACACCCCCTTCGGCACACTCCCGAATTTCCCCACCAACCAGCAAAGAATCTTCCTGCAAAAAAAGCTAACGTGA
- a CDS encoding DUF4112 domain-containing protein → MSLHVNNISPPLTRKRFKPAIGDSYHPERSDRMARFEQLTHFLDDAFRVPGTNLRIGWDTLIGIVPGLGDMISATLSGYLIYEAKQLGASRWVLARMVGNVALDSLIGAIPLLGDVFDAFFKSNRRNSRLLKKHLNKRNTG, encoded by the coding sequence ATGTCGCTACACGTCAACAACATCAGTCCGCCGCTCACTAGAAAGCGATTCAAACCCGCAATCGGTGATTCCTATCACCCGGAGCGAAGCGATCGAATGGCGAGGTTTGAACAGCTCACCCACTTTCTGGACGACGCCTTCAGAGTTCCCGGCACCAATCTGCGAATTGGCTGGGATACCCTGATCGGAATCGTCCCCGGCTTGGGAGACATGATCTCGGCCACCCTCTCCGGCTACTTGATCTATGAAGCAAAACAACTCGGCGCATCACGATGGGTCTTAGCGCGTATGGTTGGAAACGTGGCACTCGATTCTCTGATCGGCGCGATTCCTCTGCTCGGAGACGTCTTTGATGCGTTCTTTAAATCAAACCGCCGCAACTCCCGGCTGCTGAAAAAGCACTTGAATAAACGAAACACAGGCTGA